One Trichormus variabilis 0441 genomic window, TTTGCACCAGATTGATCTTTGCGAACCACAGCCCTGGATAAGTCATTGAGAATAGTTGTCCCAATTTGAGTATTTAGTAACCTGCTGATGGTAACAACATTCAACGGTACTCTCATCCTCAGCGCTCCGATGAGGGTACGGCGTTGTTGTTCTGATAATCGTCTTGTGAATAGGTTTAAACTGCTGGGAAATTCGCCAGTCTCCGCCGCTTTTTGTAAGTCAGCCACAGGTATAGATTCGGCAAATAACCCAAATCGCACTACGACTGTTTCAGCTGCTTGTACAGGAGTATTTGTAGCCAAAAACTGTGTGAGGCTAAATGTGCAGACAAGACCAGCAAAAAGTTTTATACTTTTCCCAGTGATTCCCATAAGAATATTTCCTAAAATAGTACTTACGGGAATATAGCGAATATCGGTGTATTTAGCTACTAAAATCTCCAAAAAATTGAAAGCAACTGGCGAGCATAGTAAAACTTAAGTCGCACAAAATAATCTCCGTTAAAGGTATAAAAATGCCTATTCTTGCTAAGTCCAAGCTGGTTGTATTTACAGTCTTTTCTCTGGGGGTTCTTTGCTACAACCAAATAGCCTCAGCCACTATTACCTTACCTCTACGCAGTAAAAAAGGTATGGTAGTATCTGCCCATCCTTTGGCAAGTGAGACTGGTGTGGCAATGTTACGCAAAGGTGGTAATGCAGTCGATGCAGCAGTAGCCACAACCTTTGCCATTTCTGTTGTTGAGCCTTTTTCTGCCGGAATTGGTGGCGGGGGATTTTTGCTGATGCGTTCCCAGAAAACAGGAGAAATCAAAGCGTTAGATTTTCGGGAACGCGCACCCCTCAAAGCCACGAGAAAGATGTATTTGGATGATGCAGGGAAGGTACGCCCAAATGCAAGTATCAACGGTTATTTGGCGGTAGCTACACCAGGAACGATCGCCGGGATGTATGAAGTGCATCGTCGTTATGGTAAATTACCCTGGTATGAGGTGGTAAAACCTGCGATCGCTCTAGCTAAGGATGGTTTCGTTCTTGCTCAAAAACCAACTTGGCGATCAATCCAAGTTTATGGAACCCGCAAACAAGCAATTCTCAGCAACCAAGCAGCACGGGAAATTTTTACTCGCAACGGCGAATTTTATCAGCCTGGAGAAAGGTTGGTACAGCGCGATTTGGCACGTACTTTAGCAGAGATCGCCCAAAATCCTCAAAGCTTTTACACTGGTGATATTGCCCGTGCGATCGCGGCTGATATGGCGAAAAATGGCGGTTTAGTTACCTTAGCAGACCTGAAGGCCTACAAACCCATCTGGCGTAATCCTGTCTGTGGCAATTTCCGTCAAGCTAAAATCTGCTCAATGCCACCACCTTCATCGGGGGGTGTGTTGCTATTGCAGATGTTAAATATTATTGGTGACACAGATTTAAAATCTTGGGGTTGGCATCATCCCAAGGCTCTGCATTTATTCACAGAAGCAATGAAAATTGCCTACAGCGATCGCTCACAATATTTAGGCGACCCCGATTTTGTCAAAATTCCTCTACAAGCGCTGCTTAGTCCTGCCTACGGCAAAAAGCGCCGTGCAGAAATTGATTTACACAGAGCCATACCCTCAACCCAAGTCAAACCCATCGCCCCACAAATTTTACAACGGTTCGGAAAAGCCGAGATTCCCCAAAGAATATATGCAAATCGCTATGAATCTCCCGAAACCAGCCATATAAGTGTCGTCGATAAAGAACGTAATGCAGTCAGCCTCACTTTTACAGTTAATTATGGTTTTGGTTCTGGAGTGGTGGCATCGGGGACTGGTATTTTGCTCAACGATGAAATGGACGATTTTGCTGCTGCGCCAGGAGTTCCCAATGTATTCGGGTTAGTAGGAAGCGAAGCCAATGCGATCGCACCCCGCAAAACTCCCTTATCGAGTATGACACCGACTATCATCACCGAGAACGAACGCCTCCGCATGGTAGTAGGTGCGCCTGGTGGTAGCACCATCATCACTCAAGTTTTGCAAATTATTCTCAATGTTTTAGAATACGATATGGATGTTGGTGCAGCCGTATCTGTCCCACGCATACATCACCAGTGGCTACCCGATGAGTTACGAGTAGAAACTTGGGGATTAGATGCGCTTACCCTACAAGACTTACGCCGACGCGGACATAACATCAAAGAAACTAATCCTTGGGGCAATATTAATGCGATCGTTGTCACCAAAGAAGGCGACTTAGAAGGCGCAGCCGACCCACGCGGTGAAGGTTCTCCTATAGCAAATGACCGTTTGTAGGGTTTGGCAACACGTCTCAGTTAGTGAATTGGCTATCGGATGGCTATTCACTAACGAATGGAAACAATGGGACGTAGCAAACGCGGGACAGTTGGAATAGAGACAACACCAAACAATAAGTTGCGGCTGAGACTACCTCGAACAATAGCTGAAGTCAATGCTCGGTACATCTCGACTGGGTTAGATGACACTCCTGAGAACAGACGTAGGGTACAGAGAACAGCCTGGGAGATAGAAGAAGATATACAAAACAACAGGCTAGACCCTACACTATCTCGGTATGCCTTTAATAATGGGTTTAGTAGTGTAGTTGTTACTAAAGCTACCAAGGATGTACCAAACCTAACTGAGTTATGGGATGCTTACTGTGAGTATCGGAAACCATTGGTTAGCATTACTACATACAGACAGAAGTATTGCAGCTATTTCGCTAACCACATCCACAAACTACCAACACATAACCTAGCCGATGCTGAAGGTATCAGGCAATACCTTATTAACAACCTATCTAATGATGCTGCAAAGCGGGTATTAACTCATATAAATGCTTGCTGTAGATGGGCAGTAACAGCAGGTTTAATACCTCACAACCCGTTTGCAGGTATGGCTGATGGGTTGCGGCGTTCGTGGAATAGTGAAGCTATTGACCCCTTCAGTGTCGATGAACGCGAAGCTATTTTAAACGCCTATAAAGACCACCCAAAGTATAGCCACTACCATAGTCTCGTTCGGTTTCTGTTTCTGACAGGATGCCGTCCAGGGGAAGCGACGGCGTTACATTGGGCAAACGTACACCAAGAGTACGTTTTATTTTGTGAGTCGTATTCAGGCAGGTATAGGTTAGTAAAGGACACCAAGACTCATAAACCTCGACGGTTTCCATGCAACAACCAGTTAAGAGGTTTGCTTGACAGTATTAAACCAACAAATAAATACGACCCTAATGGCTTGGTCTTTGTCACCCATCACCACAACAAACAAATAAACAGTGATGCTTTACCAACAGCAGTTGGCTGGAAGCTTATTCTAACTGGGTTAGTCGATGAGGGTAAGGTCAAGCGATACCGCCCACCTTACAACACAAGGCATACATTCGTCACACTTGCCCTTGGTGCGGGTTTAACTGTGTCACAGGTTGCAAAGCTTGTAGGTAACACTCCAAAAATAATACTCGCTCACTATGCAGGTTCGCAGGTTTTAGAGGTTCCTGTGTTTTAGCCATACAAGTTTTTATCAACTAATACGACATCGCAAAGGTGGCTGGCTACAGAAATAAATACCAACACAATAAACCCAGCAACTATGACCAAACGAAACATACAACTAACCGTGAGACTAACAACAGATGAACACGAAACTTACACCAGACTAGCAACTGTTTTAGGCACAACACTAGCTGACTTATTCCGTATTAGTCTCACCTCTCAGTATTCCAACCAGATAGAAAGTTTAAAGAGAGAGGTAGTTTAATGAAACACTCGCAGTTTTACATCTCTTCTTGTTTTCTGATGCCCGGCTTTACAACGTTTGCAACAAACGATGTACTGGATGTTTCCACAGATGACCCCTATGAAGAACGAGCCACAGAGTTTAGAGACAAACTCAGACTAGGTAGGTTCGCTGAACGTCAGGTTGTATTTAAATTAAACGAAGCTGCTAAACAACACAGTGAGCGTGTTTGGTTGCCCCCATTTTCCCAACATGGATATAACCCAACAAAGAGTAGGGACGTGTTCGCAACTAAAAACGGTTGCACGTATGCCATCGAAGTTAAAACTAACGACAAGTTATTACGACCTTACACCGCAACGCTGGTAGATAACTGCGACGACTATAAAGCAAAATGCAAAACAGCAAAAAGCTTTGGGTATATACCACTGTGTACCGTTGTCGTTGGTTCTCAGGCTGACAGTGGTGAGTATCCAATGGTTGTAATACCAGATAGCACCATCGATAAATGGGAAGTCTTCTCTACAAAACACCGGCGAAACTATTTAGCTTATCGTTCACATCTCAGTTGTTGGAAGACATTTACACAGCTACAGGAATGGCTTTATCCAACACATGAAACAGAGTTTGGACGATAAACAAAATAGGTCTGGGAAGCGACCAAACTAC contains:
- the ggt gene encoding gamma-glutamyltransferase; amino-acid sequence: MPILAKSKLVVFTVFSLGVLCYNQIASATITLPLRSKKGMVVSAHPLASETGVAMLRKGGNAVDAAVATTFAISVVEPFSAGIGGGGFLLMRSQKTGEIKALDFRERAPLKATRKMYLDDAGKVRPNASINGYLAVATPGTIAGMYEVHRRYGKLPWYEVVKPAIALAKDGFVLAQKPTWRSIQVYGTRKQAILSNQAAREIFTRNGEFYQPGERLVQRDLARTLAEIAQNPQSFYTGDIARAIAADMAKNGGLVTLADLKAYKPIWRNPVCGNFRQAKICSMPPPSSGGVLLLQMLNIIGDTDLKSWGWHHPKALHLFTEAMKIAYSDRSQYLGDPDFVKIPLQALLSPAYGKKRRAEIDLHRAIPSTQVKPIAPQILQRFGKAEIPQRIYANRYESPETSHISVVDKERNAVSLTFTVNYGFGSGVVASGTGILLNDEMDDFAAAPGVPNVFGLVGSEANAIAPRKTPLSSMTPTIITENERLRMVVGAPGGSTIITQVLQIILNVLEYDMDVGAAVSVPRIHHQWLPDELRVETWGLDALTLQDLRRRGHNIKETNPWGNINAIVVTKEGDLEGAADPRGEGSPIANDRL
- a CDS encoding tyrosine-type recombinase/integrase, which encodes MGRSKRGTVGIETTPNNKLRLRLPRTIAEVNARYISTGLDDTPENRRRVQRTAWEIEEDIQNNRLDPTLSRYAFNNGFSSVVVTKATKDVPNLTELWDAYCEYRKPLVSITTYRQKYCSYFANHIHKLPTHNLADAEGIRQYLINNLSNDAAKRVLTHINACCRWAVTAGLIPHNPFAGMADGLRRSWNSEAIDPFSVDEREAILNAYKDHPKYSHYHSLVRFLFLTGCRPGEATALHWANVHQEYVLFCESYSGRYRLVKDTKTHKPRRFPCNNQLRGLLDSIKPTNKYDPNGLVFVTHHHNKQINSDALPTAVGWKLILTGLVDEGKVKRYRPPYNTRHTFVTLALGAGLTVSQVAKLVGNTPKIILAHYAGSQVLEVPVF